The proteins below come from a single Deinococcus radiotolerans genomic window:
- a CDS encoding RraA family protein, with protein sequence MTDLRTLLAADDFTCALSDALGRQGALSAAFRPVWPGARLLGPAVTVRTFGTDLSAVFDAIHAAAAGSVLVIDSHGVTHSAFWGERTTRAALARGVAGAVIDGACRDVHAVRRLGFPVFSTAVTPNAGLPGGRGDVNVLVAPGGQPVHPGDLIAADDNGVVVIPQAHITPALTRAHALIAADAAERTSTDPAPDASPR encoded by the coding sequence GTGACCGACCTGCGGACCCTGCTGGCAGCGGACGACTTCACCTGCGCCCTCAGCGACGCGCTCGGCCGCCAGGGCGCCCTGAGCGCCGCCTTCCGGCCCGTGTGGCCCGGCGCGCGCCTGCTCGGCCCGGCCGTCACGGTCCGCACCTTCGGCACCGACCTCAGCGCCGTCTTTGACGCCATCCACGCCGCAGCCGCCGGGAGCGTCCTCGTCATTGACTCGCACGGCGTGACGCACTCGGCCTTCTGGGGCGAGCGGACCACCCGCGCGGCCCTGGCGCGGGGCGTGGCGGGCGCCGTGATCGACGGCGCCTGCCGGGACGTGCACGCCGTGCGCCGCCTGGGCTTTCCGGTGTTCAGCACGGCCGTCACCCCCAACGCGGGCCTGCCGGGCGGCCGGGGTGACGTGAACGTGCTCGTGGCGCCCGGTGGGCAGCCCGTCCATCCAGGCGACCTGATCGCCGCCGACGACAACGGCGTCGTGGTCATCCCGCAGGCCCATATCACCCCGGCGCTGACCCGCGCGCACGCGCTGATCGCCGCGGACGCCGCCGAGCGCACCTCAACTGACCCCGCCCCCGACGCTTCGCCCCGCTGA
- a CDS encoding ABC transporter ATP-binding protein — MDVRGLSKAFPAPQGLLARLRGEPRRAVQALSDVNLSVQRGETLGIVGESGCGKSTLARCLVRLQDADQGEVQYEGLDVLRLRGPELRRYNRRVQMIFQDPYSSLNPRMTVGQMLREVLSVHRLRPSAEQDARIQELLTLVGLPPQAAGRYPHEFSGGQRQRVGIARALALEPDCLIADELVSALDVSVQAQVVNLLLELQERLGLTVLFVAHDLRLVRHLSHRVAVMYLGRVVEVAPTEDLFSAPKHPYTQALLAAAPTLDPARRADAPAITGELPSPLNVPSGCAFRTRCPHAFDRCAAERPPLLDVEGAQVACHLYSTPGIAVPG, encoded by the coding sequence ATGGACGTGCGCGGCCTGAGCAAGGCCTTCCCCGCGCCGCAGGGCCTGTTGGCCCGCCTGCGCGGCGAGCCCAGGCGGGCCGTGCAAGCACTGAGTGACGTGAACCTCAGCGTGCAGCGCGGCGAGACGCTCGGCATCGTCGGCGAGAGCGGCTGCGGGAAATCCACCCTGGCCCGCTGCCTCGTGCGGCTCCAGGATGCCGACCAGGGCGAGGTGCAGTACGAGGGCCTTGATGTCCTGCGCCTGCGCGGACCTGAACTGCGCCGCTACAACCGCCGCGTGCAGATGATCTTCCAGGACCCCTACTCGAGCCTGAACCCCCGCATGACCGTCGGGCAGATGCTGCGCGAGGTGCTCAGCGTCCACCGCCTGCGCCCGAGTGCCGAGCAGGACGCGCGGATCCAGGAACTGCTCACGCTGGTGGGCCTGCCCCCGCAGGCCGCGGGGCGCTACCCGCACGAGTTCAGCGGCGGGCAGCGTCAGCGGGTCGGGATCGCGCGCGCCCTGGCGCTGGAACCAGACTGCCTGATCGCCGACGAACTCGTCTCCGCGCTTGACGTGAGCGTGCAGGCGCAGGTCGTGAACCTGCTGCTGGAACTCCAGGAGCGGCTGGGCCTGACGGTGCTGTTCGTCGCGCACGACCTGCGCCTCGTGCGGCACCTGTCGCACCGCGTGGCCGTGATGTACCTGGGCCGCGTGGTGGAGGTCGCGCCCACCGAGGACCTGTTCAGCGCGCCGAAACACCCCTACACGCAGGCGCTGCTCGCCGCGGCCCCCACGCTCGACCCGGCGCGCCGCGCGGACGCGCCCGCCATCACGGGCGAACTGCCTAGCCCGCTGAACGTCCCGAGCGGCTGCGCCTTCCGCACGCGCTGCCCGCACGCCTTTGACCGCTGCGCGGCCGAGCGGCCCCCCCTGCTGGACGTGGAGGGCGCGCAGGTGGCCTGCCACCTCTACAGCACGCCCGGCATCGCGGTGCCAGGATGA
- a CDS encoding GGDEF domain-containing protein, producing the protein MLELPLNPLPVLAASVSVTVLVVALATLLIAWWRPSYPGWRGWAAGHTLMVLGMLIGSYRPPDLERASILAGNGLVMVGAALFVGAYYRFAAQSVPRPLLLLHRASVPLLLGALYWFTAAHDNITVRFLLVSTYLTLCLAALLTLIAQQMRREPLLRGSYALQLWLFALVFLLTLPRSLTLGPGTRPDLTYAFTLPNVLMFTAVLVLSVGGAFTFWLLHDDRRRVDMQALQDDLADLAFRDALTGVLNRRGLEGAYGRWRGRLDSRAATLIVLDVDRFKELNDQHGHVAGDMHLAALGRLLGQVAGPDDLAGRIGGDEFAMLLTGAPQTIEGQLAHLTKTLSPVSGPLGFSASVGWTTVAPLEAWPDALARADEAMYARKAGRPATIKFTPRAAP; encoded by the coding sequence ATGCTGGAACTCCCGCTCAATCCTCTTCCCGTTCTGGCAGCCAGCGTCAGCGTGACCGTGCTGGTCGTGGCCCTCGCGACCCTCCTGATCGCCTGGTGGCGGCCGTCGTACCCGGGCTGGCGCGGCTGGGCCGCCGGGCACACCCTGATGGTGCTGGGCATGCTGATCGGCTCGTACCGTCCGCCCGACCTTGAGCGCGCGTCCATCCTGGCGGGCAACGGGCTGGTCATGGTGGGGGCCGCGCTGTTCGTCGGCGCGTATTACCGCTTTGCAGCCCAGTCCGTGCCCCGCCCTCTGCTCCTCCTGCACCGAGCGAGCGTCCCGCTGCTGCTCGGCGCGCTGTACTGGTTCACGGCCGCGCACGACAACATCACCGTACGCTTCCTGCTGGTCAGCACCTACCTCACGCTATGCCTGGCGGCGCTCCTGACGCTGATCGCGCAGCAGATGCGGCGCGAACCGCTCCTGCGCGGCAGCTACGCCCTGCAACTCTGGCTGTTCGCGCTGGTCTTCCTGCTGACGCTGCCCCGGAGCCTCACGCTCGGGCCTGGCACCCGCCCGGACCTCACGTACGCGTTCACGCTCCCCAACGTCCTGATGTTCACCGCCGTGCTGGTCCTCTCGGTGGGCGGGGCGTTCACGTTCTGGCTGCTGCACGACGACCGGCGCCGGGTGGACATGCAGGCCCTGCAAGATGACCTGGCGGACCTCGCCTTCCGGGACGCCCTGACCGGCGTGCTCAACCGGCGCGGATTGGAAGGCGCGTACGGCCGCTGGCGGGGCCGCCTGGACAGTCGCGCCGCCACGCTGATCGTGCTTGACGTCGACCGGTTCAAGGAACTCAACGACCAGCACGGGCACGTCGCGGGGGACATGCATCTCGCCGCCCTGGGCCGCCTGCTGGGTCAGGTGGCCGGCCCGGACGACCTCGCCGGCCGGATCGGAGGAGACGAATTCGCCATGCTCCTCACGGGCGCGCCGCAGACCATCGAGGGGCAGTTGGCACACCTCACGAAGACGCTGAGCCCGGTCAGCGGCCCGCTCGGATTCAGTGCCAGTGTCGGCTGGACGACCGTGGCGCCGCTGGAAGCGTGGCCGGACGCGCTGGCCCGGGCAGATGAAGCCATGTACGCCCGCAAAGCAGGGCGCCCCGCGACGATCAAATTCACACCACGCGCCGCCCCCTGA
- a CDS encoding dipeptidase, which translates to MLDLLMQRAGASLDDLLAFAAIPSVSAQATHAPDMQRAADWLSGRLRQAGLEVVEQWPTAGHPAVYAEWLHAPGAPTILIYGHYDVQPPDPLDRWHSPPFTPTVREGRVYGRGVSDDKGPLLIAVQVADAYLSAAGRLPVNVKFLFEGEEEVGSAHLPALIRERRARLTADFVLSADGGMWSAETPSLTVRARGLTALEFTVRGPAKDLHSGRHGGSLHNPLHAAAALVASLHGPDGRVAVEGFYDGVQDRSGADRAAVQALPFTDEAYLEQTGAPAPHGEAGYSTLERQWDRPSLDLNGLWGGYTGEGSKTVLPSEAHAKLTVRLVPGQEPGPTGDRIEAHLRRHTPPGVTLEVRRSDHGARAYALPADHPGYRVARAVLEAEYGRAPVDVGMGGSVPVLETFKEDLGLDTVFFSFAVGDEDIHAPNEFFRVPRLYEGQRAWAHYFAALAALDRP; encoded by the coding sequence GTGCTCGACCTGCTTATGCAGCGCGCCGGGGCGTCCCTGGACGACCTGCTGGCCTTCGCGGCCATCCCGAGTGTCAGCGCCCAGGCGACGCACGCCCCGGACATGCAGCGCGCCGCCGACTGGCTCAGCGGGCGCCTGCGGCAGGCCGGTCTGGAGGTGGTCGAGCAGTGGCCGACTGCCGGGCACCCCGCCGTGTACGCCGAGTGGCTGCACGCGCCCGGCGCGCCGACCATCCTGATCTACGGGCACTACGACGTGCAGCCGCCCGATCCGCTCGACCGTTGGCACAGCCCGCCCTTCACGCCCACCGTGCGGGAGGGGCGGGTCTACGGCCGGGGCGTCAGTGACGACAAGGGCCCCCTGCTGATCGCCGTGCAAGTCGCTGACGCGTACCTCAGCGCCGCCGGGCGCCTACCCGTCAACGTCAAGTTCCTCTTCGAAGGCGAGGAGGAGGTCGGCAGCGCCCACCTGCCCGCCCTGATCCGCGAGCGGCGCGCGCGGCTCACGGCGGACTTCGTCCTGAGTGCCGACGGCGGCATGTGGAGCGCCGAGACGCCCTCGCTGACTGTCCGCGCGCGCGGGCTGACCGCCCTGGAATTCACGGTGCGCGGGCCCGCCAAGGACCTGCACTCCGGCCGGCACGGCGGGAGCCTGCACAACCCCCTGCACGCCGCCGCCGCGCTCGTGGCCAGCCTGCACGGCCCGGACGGCCGGGTGGCGGTCGAGGGCTTCTACGACGGCGTGCAGGACCGCTCCGGCGCCGACCGCGCCGCCGTGCAGGCCCTGCCGTTCACGGACGAGGCATACCTCGAACAGACCGGCGCGCCCGCCCCGCACGGCGAGGCCGGGTACAGCACCCTGGAACGCCAGTGGGACCGCCCCAGCCTGGACCTGAACGGCCTCTGGGGCGGCTACACCGGTGAGGGCAGCAAGACCGTCCTGCCATCCGAGGCGCACGCCAAACTCACCGTCCGGCTCGTGCCCGGCCAGGAACCCGGGCCGACCGGCGACCGGATCGAGGCGCACCTGCGCCGCCACACCCCGCCCGGCGTGACCCTCGAGGTGCGCCGCAGTGACCACGGCGCCCGCGCGTACGCCCTCCCGGCCGACCACCCCGGGTACCGCGTGGCCCGCGCGGTCCTGGAGGCCGAGTACGGCCGCGCGCCCGTCGACGTCGGCATGGGCGGCAGCGTGCCAGTCCTGGAGACCTTCAAGGAGGACCTCGGGCTCGACACCGTGTTCTTCAGTTTCGCGGTGGGGGACGAGGACATCCACGCGCCCAACGAGTTCTTCCGCGTGCCCCGCCTGTACGAGGGGCAGCGCGCCTGGGCGCACTACTTCGCGGCGCTCGCGGCCCTGGACCGCCCGTGA
- a CDS encoding GntR family transcriptional regulator — protein MTDLSTPTDASLTDWPFSLDRTLGVPLGAQLRGQIEYGIACGELPRGVRLPSVRDLSQGLGVAHVTVAQVYKDLLAQGLIVTARGRGTFVAELPSTPAGPDLGRLHQLLGEALVQADREGYSAAQVRGVLNLLLAQADRPAEGSGVTVLLVGLFADATSSYAAGLLAALRPGDRVQTITLSELRQGQGLTLARQADVVLALAHRLAETQALLPGLDVLPVGFIPSQPTRAALAALSPLTTLAVVATFEEFLPTFLSGVKRFAPHVQALRATHIQAENLQATLDHCDVVVYATGSEVVRSLAAHKPMLEYRHIIDPHDIERLVVPAAQARRKDGPL, from the coding sequence ATGACTGACCTGTCCACGCCCACCGACGCGTCCCTCACGGACTGGCCGTTCAGCCTCGACCGGACCCTCGGCGTGCCGCTCGGCGCGCAGCTGCGCGGGCAGATCGAGTACGGCATCGCCTGCGGGGAACTGCCGCGCGGCGTGCGCCTGCCCAGCGTGCGGGACCTCTCGCAGGGCCTGGGCGTGGCGCACGTGACGGTCGCGCAGGTGTACAAGGACCTGCTCGCGCAGGGCCTGATCGTCACCGCGCGCGGCCGGGGCACCTTCGTGGCCGAACTGCCCAGCACGCCGGCCGGGCCGGATCTGGGGCGGCTGCACCAGCTGCTCGGCGAGGCCCTGGTGCAGGCGGACCGCGAGGGGTACAGTGCCGCGCAGGTCCGCGGCGTGCTGAACCTGCTGCTCGCGCAGGCCGACCGCCCCGCCGAGGGCAGCGGCGTGACCGTGCTGCTCGTCGGCCTGTTCGCCGACGCCACGAGCAGCTACGCCGCCGGGCTGCTCGCCGCGCTGCGCCCCGGCGACCGCGTGCAGACCATCACCCTGAGTGAACTCCGCCAGGGGCAGGGCCTGACGCTGGCCCGGCAGGCGGACGTGGTGCTGGCCCTCGCGCACCGCCTCGCTGAAACCCAGGCGCTGCTGCCCGGCCTGGACGTCCTGCCCGTGGGGTTCATTCCGTCGCAGCCGACCCGCGCGGCCCTGGCGGCCCTGAGCCCCCTGACGACCCTGGCGGTCGTGGCGACCTTCGAGGAATTCCTCCCGACCTTCCTCAGCGGCGTCAAGCGCTTCGCGCCGCACGTGCAGGCGCTACGGGCCACGCACATCCAGGCCGAGAACCTGCAGGCCACCCTCGACCACTGCGACGTCGTCGTGTACGCCACAGGCTCGGAGGTCGTGCGCAGCCTCGCGGCGCACAAACCCATGCTCGAGTACCGCCACATCATCGACCCTCACGACATCGAGCGCCTGGTGGTGCCTGCCGCGCAGGCCCGGCGCAAGGACGGACCGTTATGA
- a CDS encoding creatininase family protein, with protein sequence MTPIEQLNWMQVDAYLQTDDRCVLPLGSTEQHAYLSLCVDNILPERLAHEAAAPLGVPVFPVLPYGITPYFRAYPGSVSLRVGTYLSVVRDILDGLHEQGFRRILIVNGHGGNSPAQGFTGEWMADHPGARVKFHNWWNAPQTWAQVQATDPNASHGSWMENFPWTRLEGVTVPDEEKAAVDLNVLRLLGPQELRDYLGEGNYGGRFQRPDTDMQAIWDVAVQETRALLTGGWSL encoded by the coding sequence ATGACCCCGATCGAGCAGCTCAACTGGATGCAGGTTGACGCGTACCTCCAGACCGACGACCGCTGCGTGCTGCCGCTGGGCAGCACCGAACAGCACGCGTACCTGAGCCTGTGCGTGGACAACATCCTCCCCGAACGCCTCGCCCATGAAGCGGCCGCGCCACTGGGCGTGCCGGTCTTCCCGGTGCTGCCCTACGGAATCACCCCGTACTTCCGCGCGTACCCGGGCAGCGTCAGCCTGCGCGTGGGCACCTACCTGTCCGTGGTGCGCGACATTCTTGACGGGCTGCACGAGCAGGGGTTCCGCCGCATCCTGATCGTGAACGGGCACGGCGGGAACAGCCCCGCGCAGGGCTTCACGGGCGAGTGGATGGCCGACCACCCGGGCGCGCGCGTGAAGTTCCACAACTGGTGGAACGCCCCGCAGACCTGGGCGCAGGTGCAGGCCACCGACCCCAACGCCAGCCACGGCTCCTGGATGGAGAACTTCCCCTGGACGCGCCTGGAGGGCGTCACCGTGCCCGACGAGGAAAAGGCGGCCGTGGACCTGAACGTCCTGCGCCTGCTGGGCCCGCAGGAACTGCGGGATTACCTGGGGGAGGGCAACTACGGTGGGCGTTTCCAGCGGCCCGACACGGACATGCAGGCCATCTGGGACGTGGCCGTGCAGGAAACCCGCGCCCTGCTGACCGGCGGGTGGAGCCTGTGA
- a CDS encoding ABC transporter ATP-binding protein produces MSAPTPLLQVRDLNVRIPTPAGALHVVRGVNFDVQPGEVLGLVGESGSGKSVTLRAVMGLYRRPITVSGSVEFGGHNLLQASEAQWQAVRGAQIGMIFQEPMSALNPVLTVGTQILENLRAHRGLRGRAALDRAAELLDLTGIPSPRSRLNDYPHQFSGGMRQRAMIAIALASEPRLLLADEPTTALDVTIQDQILRLLLRLREELNMSVILVTHDLGVIAQTCDRVAVMYGGRLMETAPVGALFREPLHAYSLGLMQSLPGSGARRAPLQPIPGGPPNLLALPPGCAFSPRCAYATGACLGDEPPLMPVAPGRASACVHAAALPHLTGEVSA; encoded by the coding sequence CCCGGCCGGCGCGCTGCACGTGGTGCGCGGCGTGAACTTCGACGTGCAGCCCGGCGAGGTGCTGGGCCTCGTCGGCGAGTCCGGCAGCGGCAAGAGCGTCACGTTGCGCGCCGTGATGGGCCTCTACCGGCGTCCCATCACGGTGAGCGGCTCGGTCGAGTTCGGCGGGCACAACCTCCTGCAGGCCAGCGAGGCGCAGTGGCAGGCCGTGCGCGGCGCGCAGATCGGCATGATCTTCCAGGAACCCATGTCCGCCCTGAACCCCGTGCTGACCGTGGGCACGCAGATCCTAGAGAACCTGCGCGCGCACCGCGGCCTGCGCGGCCGCGCCGCCCTGGACCGGGCGGCGGAACTGCTGGACCTCACGGGTATTCCCAGCCCACGGTCGCGCCTGAACGACTACCCGCACCAGTTCTCGGGCGGCATGCGCCAGCGCGCCATGATCGCCATTGCCCTGGCGTCCGAACCGCGGCTGCTGCTGGCGGACGAACCCACCACCGCGCTTGACGTGACCATCCAGGACCAGATCCTGCGGCTGCTGCTGCGCCTGCGAGAGGAACTGAACATGAGTGTCATCCTGGTCACGCATGACCTGGGCGTGATCGCGCAGACCTGCGATCGGGTCGCGGTGATGTACGGCGGGCGACTGATGGAGACCGCGCCGGTCGGGGCGCTGTTCCGCGAGCCGCTGCACGCCTACTCGCTGGGCCTGATGCAGAGCCTGCCCGGCAGCGGCGCCCGGCGCGCGCCCCTGCAGCCCATTCCGGGCGGCCCACCCAACCTGCTGGCCCTGCCGCCCGGCTGCGCGTTCAGTCCCCGCTGCGCGTACGCCACCGGCGCTTGCCTGGGCGACGAGCCGCCCCTGATGCCGGTCGCGCCGGGCCGGGCCAGTGCGTGCGTGCACGCGGCGGCGCTGCCCCACCTGACCGGGGAGGTGAGCGCGTGA
- a CDS encoding carboxypeptidase M32, which translates to MTDFEHLSAELNDLLCVLNLLNWDARTQMPPGGSVTRAQQAATLSRVAQEKLLAPEFERAARDALRARPGDRAAGQALAAAAALRRVPAPLTGALAALKGEAQDAWASAKARSDFSAFAPYLERMVQLSRDLADALGYEDHPYDALLNLYEPGLTTAQLTPLFDRLRAHHVPLLRAIRQRPEPRSDFLTRAYPVAEQRAFSLGLAQAFGYDLSRGRLDESAHPFEISFTRQDVRITTRYQESFLPGALFGTLHETGHALYEQGVAPELTRTALASDLLGLYAVGGASFGTHESQSRLWENRVGRAQAFWMRHYPALQAHFPDQLADVTADEFYRAVNRVRPTLIRVEADELTYDLHIMLRVHLETQLISGDLSVRDLPDAWNARMKTDLGLDVPDDARGVLQDIHWSTGYFGSFPTYTVGNVMAAQFYQAAQAALPDLDADLAAGDYASLHAWLTEQIYRHGRTFTPHELLVRVTGEGLNEAPYLTYLTDKFTALYDLPRDFQPSGEPQLT; encoded by the coding sequence ATGACTGACTTCGAGCACCTCAGCGCTGAACTCAACGACCTGCTGTGCGTCCTGAACCTCCTGAACTGGGACGCCCGCACCCAGATGCCCCCGGGTGGCAGCGTCACCCGCGCGCAGCAGGCCGCCACCCTGAGCCGCGTGGCGCAGGAGAAACTGCTCGCGCCCGAATTCGAACGCGCCGCGCGGGACGCCCTGCGGGCCCGCCCCGGTGACCGCGCCGCGGGGCAGGCCCTGGCCGCCGCTGCCGCGCTGCGGCGCGTGCCCGCCCCGCTCACGGGCGCCCTGGCGGCCCTGAAGGGCGAGGCGCAGGACGCGTGGGCCAGCGCCAAGGCCCGCAGCGACTTCAGCGCTTTCGCCCCCTACCTGGAGCGCATGGTGCAGCTCAGCCGCGACCTCGCCGACGCCCTGGGCTACGAGGACCACCCCTACGACGCGCTGCTGAACCTCTACGAGCCCGGCCTGACCACCGCGCAGCTCACGCCGCTGTTCGACCGCCTGCGCGCTCATCACGTGCCGCTGCTGCGCGCCATCCGGCAGCGTCCCGAGCCGCGCAGCGACTTTCTGACTCGCGCGTACCCGGTTGCCGAGCAGCGCGCCTTCTCCCTGGGCCTCGCGCAGGCCTTCGGGTATGACCTCAGCCGCGGCCGCCTCGACGAATCCGCCCACCCGTTCGAGATCAGCTTCACCCGGCAGGACGTGCGCATCACCACCCGGTATCAGGAGTCCTTCCTGCCCGGCGCGCTGTTCGGCACCCTGCACGAGACCGGGCACGCCCTGTACGAGCAGGGCGTCGCGCCCGAACTGACCCGCACCGCGCTCGCCAGTGACCTGCTCGGCCTCTACGCGGTCGGCGGGGCCAGCTTCGGCACCCACGAGAGTCAGTCGCGGCTGTGGGAAAACCGGGTGGGCCGCGCACAGGCGTTCTGGATGAGGCACTACCCGGCGCTCCAGGCGCACTTCCCGGACCAGCTGGCCGACGTCACCGCCGACGAGTTCTACCGCGCCGTGAACCGCGTGCGCCCCACGCTCATCCGCGTGGAAGCCGACGAACTCACCTATGACCTGCATATCATGCTGCGCGTCCACCTCGAAACGCAGCTCATCAGCGGCGACCTCAGCGTCCGTGACCTCCCGGACGCCTGGAACGCCCGCATGAAGACCGACCTGGGCCTCGACGTGCCCGACGACGCGCGCGGCGTGCTGCAGGACATCCACTGGTCCACCGGGTACTTCGGCTCGTTCCCCACCTATACGGTCGGTAACGTCATGGCCGCGCAGTTCTACCAGGCGGCGCAGGCCGCCCTGCCGGACCTCGACGCCGACCTGGCCGCGGGGGATTACGCGTCCCTCCACGCGTGGCTGACTGAGCAGATCTACCGCCACGGCCGCACCTTCACGCCCCACGAACTGCTCGTGCGGGTCACCGGCGAGGGCCTGAACGAAGCCCCCTACCTGACCTACCTCACCGACAAATTCACCGCACTGTACGATCTGCCGCGAGACTTCCAGCCCAGCGGGGAACCCCAGCTCACCTGA
- a CDS encoding ketopantoate reductase family protein produces MTGAQRVLVWGAGAIGGTIGAYLRRAGHDVTFVDRAPDHVQAITDRGLTVTGPFGDFTVDAPAFTPDTLSGTWDTVLLCTKAQDTAAAGAQLAPHLSPGGAVVSVQNGLNPLILNGVLGEERVLGSFVNFGADYLEPGVVHYGGRGAVVIGEQSGALTDRVQALHALLRTFDEDAILSRNVMGYLWGKLAYGALLFATAVTNDSIADALARPEDRALYTELGREVLRVTAAHGVTPEAFNGFDPQAFRPGASDAEAHASLDDLVAFNRRSAKTHSGIWRDLAVRKRRTEVDAQLGWVVQFGAEHGVPTPICTRLVALIHEIEDGRRPLSRENLDDLRAQLPGVTA; encoded by the coding sequence GTGACGGGCGCGCAGCGCGTGCTCGTCTGGGGTGCGGGCGCGATCGGCGGCACCATCGGCGCGTACCTGCGCCGCGCCGGGCACGACGTGACCTTCGTGGACCGCGCCCCAGATCACGTACAGGCCATCACGGACCGCGGCCTGACCGTCACCGGGCCCTTCGGGGACTTCACCGTGGACGCCCCGGCCTTCACGCCGGACACCCTGAGCGGCACCTGGGACACGGTCCTGCTGTGCACCAAGGCGCAGGACACGGCCGCCGCTGGGGCGCAGCTCGCCCCGCACCTGAGTCCAGGCGGCGCGGTCGTCTCCGTGCAGAACGGCCTCAACCCCCTGATCCTGAACGGCGTGCTGGGCGAGGAGCGGGTGCTGGGCAGCTTCGTGAACTTCGGCGCCGACTACCTCGAGCCGGGCGTAGTCCACTACGGCGGGCGCGGCGCCGTCGTGATCGGCGAGCAGAGCGGCGCCCTGACGGACCGCGTCCAGGCGCTGCACGCCCTGCTGCGCACCTTCGACGAAGACGCGATCCTCAGCCGCAACGTGATGGGCTACCTGTGGGGCAAGCTCGCGTACGGCGCGCTGCTGTTCGCCACCGCCGTCACGAACGACAGCATCGCCGACGCCCTGGCCCGACCGGAGGACCGCGCCCTGTACACCGAACTGGGCCGCGAGGTCCTGCGCGTGACCGCCGCGCACGGCGTGACGCCCGAGGCGTTCAACGGCTTCGATCCGCAGGCCTTCCGGCCCGGCGCGAGCGACGCCGAGGCGCACGCCAGCTTGGATGATCTCGTGGCCTTCAACCGCCGCAGCGCCAAGACCCACAGCGGCATCTGGCGCGACCTCGCGGTGCGCAAGCGCCGCACCGAGGTGGACGCGCAGCTGGGCTGGGTGGTGCAGTTCGGCGCCGAGCACGGCGTCCCCACCCCGATCTGCACGCGGCTGGTGGCGCTCATCCACGAGATCGAGGATGGCCGCCGGCCCCTGAGCCGGGAGAACCTGGACGACCTGCGGGCCCAGCTGCCCGGGGTGACGGCGTGA
- a CDS encoding SDR family NAD(P)-dependent oxidoreductase, which produces MNLRFDGQTVIVTGAAHGFGRAIAHAFARDGAQVYACDVQDEGLEVTARLAAEAGTPVQVRRVDVTDPAATQALMAGAARDTGRVDVLVNNAGGVLGQVGRPLEEVSPADWRAIFAVNVDGAFLCAQAAAPHMKRQGQGRIVNISSGAGLGVSLTGIQAYASAKAAQIGLTRQLAHELGAFGITVNNVAPGFVRSNPTTERQWESYGEAGQAKLVQGLALRRLGTPEDIAAAVQFFASEQAGWITGQVLSVDGGR; this is translated from the coding sequence GTGAACCTCCGCTTCGACGGGCAGACCGTGATCGTCACGGGCGCCGCGCACGGCTTCGGCCGCGCCATCGCGCACGCCTTCGCGCGGGACGGCGCGCAGGTGTACGCCTGCGACGTGCAGGACGAGGGCCTGGAAGTCACCGCGCGCCTCGCGGCGGAGGCCGGGACGCCTGTGCAGGTCCGCCGCGTGGACGTCACTGACCCGGCCGCCACGCAGGCCCTCATGGCCGGGGCCGCGCGCGACACCGGCCGGGTGGACGTGCTCGTGAACAACGCCGGGGGGGTGCTCGGGCAAGTGGGCCGCCCGCTGGAGGAGGTCAGCCCCGCCGACTGGCGCGCGATCTTCGCCGTGAACGTGGACGGCGCGTTCCTGTGCGCGCAGGCGGCCGCGCCGCACATGAAACGCCAGGGCCAGGGCCGGATCGTGAACATCTCCTCCGGCGCGGGGCTGGGCGTCAGCCTGACCGGCATCCAGGCGTACGCGAGCGCCAAGGCCGCGCAGATCGGCCTGACCCGGCAACTCGCGCATGAACTGGGCGCGTTCGGCATCACCGTGAACAACGTCGCGCCGGGCTTCGTGCGCAGCAACCCCACCACCGAACGCCAGTGGGAGAGCTACGGAGAGGCCGGTCAAGCGAAGCTCGTGCAGGGCCTGGCGCTGCGGCGCCTGGGTACGCCCGAGGACATCGCCGCGGCCGTGCAGTTCTTCGCGTCCGAGCAGGCCGGGTGGATCACTGGTCAGGTGCTCAGCGTGGACGGCGGCCGGTGA